A single Penaeus chinensis breed Huanghai No. 1 chromosome 7, ASM1920278v2, whole genome shotgun sequence DNA region contains:
- the LOC125026996 gene encoding uncharacterized protein LOC125026996 produces the protein MVTQIRGLGLFAREAASADGGQAASSDRSVVTGALEPSVMMSPERKRPYDMDQTETSLVNFSDGELDDSALHTPKKSKSDEPSEPPAPIPDLPRVSEDMLDLGGGVTINASDYFKFRRTNANRYINDLLRYFFPLEVLASSSLTGGECFANKDKGPSNKNQLDPCIIRVITHDAIRNFPNIDEKQVRNAIRRKLNTESRIFRSQEKFGGPGKRNGAQRRRSRFSESPRALVSIERSDREKDKGPAMVTPNVTVEKAPSKEARRSSYSSPGGQIQQGSEKDGKRDGEPSYFNRQEKSTPRVSDQHQPSNNSATPTPVATPSLPSSSSSPVTTSDKTFKLCHENLVKAELPSAAQYLPQEYSYPAVMPPHVSQAYLPHHMAAADPTYLRRLEMTQGAPHPAALSYTYPHTTLPTSESMEPSLHM, from the exons ATCCGTGGCTTGGGATTGTTTGCCCGTGAAGCTGCTTCAGCAGATGGAGGCCAAGCAGCTTCTTCAGACCGATCTGTGGTCACAGGAGCATTGGAACCCTCAGTCATGATGAGCCCTGAACGAAAGCGTCCCTATGACATGGACCAAACCGAGACTTCTCTTGTCAATTTCTCAGACGGAGAGCTAGATGACTCAGCACTTCATACCCCCAAGAAGAGTAAATCGGATGAACCATCTGAACCTCCAGCTCCCATCCCAGATTTGCCCAGAGTTTCAGAAGACATG cttGATTTAGGTGGTGGTGTTACAATAAATGCAAGTGACTACTTTAAATTCAGACGTACTAATGCAAACCGATATATCAACGATCTCCTGAGATATTTCTTTCCATTGGAAGTGTTAGCCTCATCCTCTCTTACTGGTGGAGAGTGTTTTGCTAATAAAGACAAAGGCCCATCAAATAAGAATCAGCTAGACCCATGCATCATTCGGGTCATCACAC ATGATGCAATCCGGAATTTCCCCAATATTGATGAGAAGCAAGTGAGGAATGCGATTCGTCGCAAATTGAACACTGAGTCAAGGATCTTTCGCAGTCAGGAGAAATTTGGTGGGCCTGGAAAAAGAAATGGGGCTCAGCGACGTAGAAGCCGCTTTTCAGAGTCTCCTAGAGCACTGGTTTCCATAGAGAGGTCAGACCGTGAGAAGGACAAAGGTCCTGCTATGGTCACCCCAAATGTTACTGTTGAAAAGGCACCGTCCAAGGAAGCTCGTCGATCCTCATACTCATCCCCAGGAGGACAGATTCAGCAAGGGTCGgaaaaagatgggaagagagatggggaaccATCTTATTTCAACAGGCAGGAAAAATCCACACCAAGAGTTAGTGACCAACACCAGCCCTCAAACAACTCTGCCACCCCGACCCCCGTTGCTACCCCAAGCCttccatcttcatcctcttcacctGTGACCACCAGTGACAAGACATTTAAGCTGTGCCATGAGAACCTGGTAAAGGCAGAGCTGCCCAGCGCCGCCCAGTACTTGCCTCAAGAGTATTCATACCCTGCAGTGATGCCACCTCATGTCAGTCAGGCCTATTTACCACACCACATGGCAGCTGCTGACCCAACATATTTGCGAAGATTGGAAATGACTCAGGGGGCTCCACATCCTGCTGCACTCTCTTATACGTATCCACACACAACCTTACCAACCTCTGAGTCTATGGAACCTAGCCTTCACATGTAA